A region of the Paracoccus pantotrophus genome:
CCTGGCCCATGCCGCCGTCGATCCCGGCGACCGCAGGCTTGCCGCCAGCATCACAGCCCCGGCCGAGACGCGGCCGCGCGGCACCATCCCCGTCACGCTGAAGGTCGAGGGCGCGGCGGGCGAGACGGTGCATGCCACCGTCGCCGCCGTCGACCAGGGCATCCTGAACCTGACCCGCTTCCAGCCGCCGAACCCCTCGCAGCATTACTTCGGCCAGCGCCGGCTGGGCGTCGGCTTGCGCGACCTTTACGGCCGGCTGATCCTGCCGACCGGAGCGCCGGACGGCGCGCTGCGCGAGGGCGGCGACGCCAGCCTTGCCGGCAATGCCGAGGCGCCGCCGCCGACCGAAAAGCTGATGAGCTGGTTCTCGGGTCCGCTGACCGTGGGCGCAGACGGCACGGCCACCGTCGAGGTGCCGGTGGGCGATTTCAACGGCGAGGTGCGGGTGATGGCCGTGACCTGGTCGGAAAAGGGCGTGGGCCAGGCCGATGCCTCGGTGCTGGTGCGCGATCCGGTGGTGATGACCGTGACCGCGCCCGCCTTCCTCGCACCGGGCGACCGGGCGCAGGTCGGGCTGCGGCTGACCCATGCCTCGGGCCCGGCGGGCGAGATGCGGCTCTCGGTCCAGCAGGTCGGCGGCGCGGCGGCGCTGACCACCAGCCTGCCCACGGACAGCGTGACCCTGGCCGAGAAGGCCGAGGCGCAGGTGCAGATGCCCGTCACCGCCGGCGATGCCGAGGGACTGGCCAATCTGCGTCTGACCCTGACCACGCCGGACGGCGCGGCGCTGACCAAGGACATCGCCATCCCGGTGGCGCTGAACGAGGCCGACATCCAGCGCCAGGACCGGCTGGTGGTCGAGCCGGGGCAAAGCCTGACCGTGCCCGCCAGCCTGACGCAGGGCCTGCTGCCCGGCGCCGAGGTGACGGCGGCGCTTGGCCCCTATGCCCGGCTGGACGTGGCCGGCGCGCTGATGCGGCTGGCGCGCTATCCCTATGGCTGCACCGAACAGCTGGCCTCGGGCGCGATGCCGCTGATCTACCTGCCCGGCCTGGCCGCCGCCGAAGGGGTCGATGGCGGCGATGCGGCCAAGCAGGTGGACAAGGCGATCACCCGGATCCTGACCCGGCAGGGCTCGAACGGCGGATTCGGCCTCTGGTCGGCGGATTCGGGCGACCTGTGGCTGGAGGCCTATGTCACCGACTTCCTGTCGCGGGCACGGGCGGCAGGCCATCAGGTGCCCGAGACCGGCTTCCGCATGGCCATCGACAACCTGCGCAACCGCGCCAATTACGCCACCGAACCCGCCGCCGCCTCGGCCGAGGAGAACGCGGCGCTGGCCTATGCGCTGGCGGTGCTGGCGCGGGAACGGGCGGCGACGGTGGGCGATCTGCGCTATTACGCCGATACCGCCGCAGGCTCCTTCTCGACCCCGATGGCCGCGGCCCATCTGGGGGCTGCGCTGGCCTCTTATGGCGACCAGCAGCGGGCGGATCGCCTGTTCACGCAAGCGCGGAACCTGCTGAACCTGGGCGCGCCCGAGCCCTATGCCTTCCGCGCCGATTACGGCACCCGGCTGCGCGACGCCACGGCGCTGCTGGCGCTGGCGGCCGAGGCAAGGACGCAGGCGGTCGACGCCACCGACCTGACCAGCCAGATCGCCGAGCGCATCGCCCGGGCCGAGGAGGACGGGCGCAGCCTGTCCACCCAGGAATCGGTCTGGACCGTGCTGGCGGCGCAGTCGCTGTTCGGCGCGGCCCCGCCCGCAACGCTGAACGGCGTGGCGCTGACCCAGCCGGTCGCAAGCCTGCCGGCGGATGCGAGCATCGCCAATACCGGCGAAAGCGCGCTGGAAGTGACGCTGACCGCGACCGGCAAGCCCGCGGGCCCGGTCGCGGCCGGCGGCAAGGGCTATGGCATCGCCCGGCGCTATTACAGCATGCAGGGCGAGGCGCTGGACGCGGCGCAACTGCAGCAGGGCACGCGCATGGTGGTGGTGCTGGAGGTCGCGCCGCAATCCGAGGGCGGCGGACGGCTGGTCATCGCCGATCCGCTGCCGGCCGGGTGGGAGATCGACAACCCGAACCTCTTGCGCGCCGGCGACGTCTCGGCGCTGGACTGGCTGGAGGGCGAGACCGCGGCCGAGATGACCGAGTTCCGCGCCGACCGTTTCGCCGCGGCGCTGACCTGGACCTCGGGTGAACGCTTCCGGCTGGCCTATATCGTCCGCGCGGTGACGCCGGGCGAATTCCGCCACCCTGCCGCCAGCGTCGAGGACATGTATCGCCCCGAATTCCGCGCCTGGTCGGACAGCGGCGCCGTCACCGTCACGCCCTGAAAACCGCAAGCACCCCGGCCGCGAAACGGCCGGGCTGTTTCGCCGCGGGCGCTTCACGAAAGCATTGCTTGCCCGATCGCGTCCCGCCGCGCAATAATCCCGCCACCGCGTAAGGAAGGGGAGGACGCCTTGCCCGAGACCCGCCCGGCACCGCACAGCACAACCCGCCACGAGGATCGCGTGGTCCAGGCCTCGCAATCGCCCGGCGCCGTCACCCGGCTGGCGGCAAGCTGGCGCCGCTCGATGCTCAAGCACGGGCTGGACCCGGCCCGGCCGCCCGAGCCGCGCCGCCTGACCGAGCGCGAGCTGTCCGAGCGCGTCGAGCGCATGGACCGTTTCATCGCCGTCGCCCGGCCGCAGCTGGACCAGCTGTTCCAGTTGGTCTGCCCGACCGGCTGCAACCTGCTGCTGACCGATGCCCAGGGCATCGTGCTGGAACACCGCGTCAGCCAGGGCGATGCCGCCACTTTTCGCGGCTGGGGGCTGTGGCGCGGCATGGACTGGTCCGAGGCGGTGCAGGGCACCAATGGCATCGGCACCTGCCTGGCCGAGGGACGGCAGGTCACCATCCACCGCGACGAGCATTTCTATGCCCGCAACACCGGGCTGTCCTGCATGGACGCGCCGATCTGGGGCCCGGACGGGCGGCTGATCGCGGCGCTGGACATCAGTTCCGCCCGCGCCGACCATACCGAGCGGCTGAACGCGCTGATCGCGGCGCAGGTGGCGCATAGCGCCCGCGCCATCGAGGCGGCCTTCTTCCGCGTCTCCTTCCCCGGCGCGCGCATCGTCACGCCGCAGGCCGAAGGGGCCGAGGACGGCACGCTGCTGATCGCGGTGGATAAGGACGATCTGGCCATCGGCGCCAATCGCGCCGCCCGCCGCGCCTTCGGCCTTGAGAAAGAGGGGCAATTGCGCCCGCGCCCGGCCTCGGACCTGCTGGGCCGGCAGGACGAGGCGACCGGGTTCGAGCGCGCCGAACGCGCCGCCGTGATTCGCGCGCTGGCCAGGGCCGAGGGCAATGTCTCGGCCGCCGCCCGCGCGCTGGGGGTGGGACGCGCCACGCTCTACCGCCGCATGGCGCGGCTGGGCATCGACGAAAACCCCGGCAAACTGTCTCGCCCCTGAAACACATCGGCCCCGCGGCGCGAAGCCCCGCGTTGACCCCAGGGGGTCTCAGGGCACAGGCTCTTGTGCAACCGGCTGGAGGAGCCGGGCTGACAGGAGGAAGATCATGCCGAACGACCAGACGCATCCTTTCCGGGGCGTGAACGCGCTGCCCTTCGAGGAACGCTACGACAACTTCATCGGCGGCGAATGGGTGGCGCCCATCTCGGGCAAGTATTTCACCAACACCACCCCGATCACCGGCGCCGAGATCGGCCAGATCGCGCGTTCCGAGGCGGGCGACATCGAACTGGCGCTGGACGCCGCCCATGCCGCCAAGGACAAATGGGGCGCCACCAGCCCGGCCGAGCGCGCCAACATCATGTTGAAGATCGCCGACCGGATGGAGCAGAACCTGGAACTGCTCGCCACCGCCGAGACCTGGGACAACGGCAAGCCGATCCGCGAGACCATGGCCGCCGACCTGCCGCTGGCCATCGACCATTTCCGCTATTTCGCCGGCGTGCTGCGCGCGCAGGAAGGCTCGATCAGCCAGATCGACGACGACACCGTCGCCTATCACTTCCACGAGCCGCTGGGCGTGGTGGGGCAGATCATCCCATGGAACTTCCCGCTGCTGATGGCCTGCTGGAAGCTGGCCCCGGCGATTGCCGCCGGCAATTGCGTGGTGCTGAAACCGGCCGAGCAGACCCCGGCCGGCATCATGGTCTGGGCCAACCTGATCGGCGACCTGCTGCCGCCGGGCGTGCTGAACATCGTCAACGGCTTCGGGCTCGAGGCCGGCAAGCCGCTGGCGTCCAGCAACCGGATCGCCAAGATCGCCTTTACCGGCGAGACGACGACCGGCCGCCTCATCATGCAATACGCATCCGAGAACCTGATCCCGGTGACGCTGGAGCTGGGCGGCAAGTCCCCGAACATCTTCTTTGCCGACGTGGCGCGCGAGGACGACGATTTCTTCGACAAGGCGCTGGAGGGCTTTACCATGTTCGCGCTGAACCAGGGCGAGGTCTGCACCTGCCCATCGCGCGTGCTGATCCAGGAATCGATCTATGACAAGTTCATGGAGCGCGCCGTCCAGCGCGTGCAGGCGATCAAGCAGGGCGACCCGCGCGAAAGCGACACCATGATCGGCGCGCAGGCGTCGAGCGAGCAGAAGGAAAAGATCCTCAGCTATCTCGACATCGGCAAGAAGGAGGGCGCCGAGGTGCTGACCGGCGGCAAGGCGGCCGATCTGGGCGGCGAGCTGTCGGGCGGCTATTACATCGAGCCGACGATCTTCCGCGGCAACAACAAGATGCGGATCTTCCAGGAGGAAATCTTCGGCCCGGTGGTCTCGGTCACCACCTTCAAGGATCAGGCCGAGGCGCTGGAGATCGCCAACGACACGCTTTACGGGCTTGGCGCCGGCGTGTGGTCGCGCGATGCCAATACCTGCTACCGCATGGGCCGCGGCATCAAGGCCGGCCGGGTCTGGACCAATTGCTATCACGCCTATCCGGCCCATGCGGCCTTCGGCGGCTACAAGCAGTCCGGCATCGGGCGCGAGACGCACAAGATGATGCTGGACCACTATCAGCAGACCAAGAACATGCTGGTCAGCTATTCCCCGAAGAAGCTGGGCTTCTTCTAGGGGAACGGCCGGGCGCGCGTCACCCCGCGCCCGGCACCCTTCCTCCCTCCCCCTTTTCTCCCCCAAGAGCAACTGCAAGGAGTTCCCTCTCATGGCCAAGACCATGAAAGCCGCCGTCGTGCGCGCATTCGGCAAGCCGCTGACCATAGACGAGGTGCCGGTCCCCGAGCCCGGACCCGGCATGATCCAGGTGAAAATCCAGGCATCCGGCGTCTGCCACACCGACCTGCACGCCGCCGAGGGCGACTGGCCGGTCAAGCCGAACCCGCCCTTCATTCCGGGCCACGAGGGCGTGGGCTTCGTCTCGGCCGTGGGCGCCGGGGTGACGCACGTCAAGGAGGGCGACCGGGTCGGCGTGCCCTGGCTTTACACCGCCTGCGGCCATTGCCGGCATTGCCTGGGCGGCTGGGAGACGCTGTGCGAAAGCCAGCTCAACACCGGCTATTCGGTGAACGGCGGCTTTGCCGAATATGTGGTGGCCGATCCGAACTATGTCGGCCACCTGCCGAAGAACGTCGATTTTGTGGACATCGCCCCGGTGCTCTGCGCGGGCGTCACGGTCTACAAGGGGCTGAAGGTCACCGACACCAAGCCCGGCGACTGGGTGGTGATCTCGGGCATCGGCGGGCTGGGCCATATGGCGGTGCAATATGCCAAGGCCATGGGGATGAATGTCGCGGCCGTGGACATCGACGACGACAAGCTCGCGCTGGCGCGCAAGCTGGGCGCGACGGTGACGGTCAATGCCGCGACCGACCCCGACCCGGCCGCCGCGATCAAGCGCCAGACCGACGGCGGCGCGCAGGGCGTGCTGGTCACGGCCGTCGGCCGCAAGGCCTTCGAGCAGGCCATCGGCATGGTCGCCCGCGGTGGCACGGTGGCGCTGAACGGGCTGCCTCCGGGCGATTTCCCGCTGGACATCTTCGGCATGGTGCTGAACGGCATCACCGTGCGCGGCTCGATCGTCGGCACCCGGCTGGACCTGCAGGAATCGCTGGATTTCGCCGGCGAGGGCAAGGTCAGGGCGACCGTGCATCGCGCGAAGCTCGAGGACATCAACGACATCTTCGGCCAGATGCACAAGGGCCAGATCGAGGGCCGCATGGTGCTGGACATGGCGGGCTGAGCATGAAGCCCGTCGCCAATCCCGAGAGGCCTGGCCAGGTCGAGGCCACCCCGGCCGCGCTGGCGCTTCTGACCGAGATCGTCGCCGATCACGGGCCGGTGCTGTTTCACCAGTCCGGGGGGTGCTGCGACGGGTCTTCGCCGATGTGCTATCCGCAGGGCGATTTCCGCATCGGCGAACATGACGTGAAGCTGGGCGAGGTCGGCGGCATGCCCTTCTACATCTCGGCCAGCCAATACGAAACCTGGAAGCACACCCGCCTGATCATCGACGTGGTGCCCGGCCGCGGCGGCATGTTCAGCCTGGACAACGGGCGCGAGCGGCGCTTCCTGGTGCGGTCCGAGATCTGCCGGCTCTGACCGCGGCGCGGGCGCACGGCCTCCCCCAAGCCGTCCGTGCGCCCGCCCTGCCCCCTGCCGCTTGCGGCGATACCGGGACACGCAGGCCCGGCCTATCCGGGGCCTGCGAGCGTTCCCTTCCTCTGCCAAGGCCCGCCGTTTTGCGTTCCGGTCTCCTGGGCGCCCGGCTGAATGCAGGCGCGCTCGCGGGTGAAAGGGCATCGTTCCGCCACCGCGCAAGACGACACCTGCAACAGCAAGAGAGACGCAAGCTCTTGAAAAGACTTGGAGGCGGGTACCGCTACGGTAAACCTCTGAAATCAAACGGAAAAGTTGCACTTCTACCCGCGAGTATACCCGCAGTTCAGATGGGTTCTGCGCAATTTGCCCGCCCTGTTGCTCTGCCGCCACGGTTTCACCGGCCCACAAGATAGACCACAACCGATCTTCTGTCACGCGCAGGCGCTGGGCTGGGGGCGATCATGGGTCCCTTTCCATGTGCCACCCCAGCGGGTGCCCTGAACCGCGACTTGTCAGCCTGTGCAGGATTTTCGCAATGCTGGGGCCAATCTTGCTGCCTGAAAATTGAAATCGCGCGATCTTGGCGGGTCGGCGTCCCCGCCCAGCGCACCCCCACCCCAAGAAGGACCCGTAGCCAAGATCGGGCAGGGCCGATGATCGGACAGGGCGCAGTTCAATCGGATCACTGCACGCTGTCACCGCGGTTAGGCGAGGGCGTTTCAGGTGCCTGCATTGCCGCTTCCGGTTCCGCTTCCGCCTGATCAGAAAGCGTCTTGGCGATACCGCGCAGAATGCTCGCGATCTCGGCGTCTGCCGCGTCTTGGCGTTCTGTTTCAGTTTCCCGAGTTTCTTGCATGGCTTCTAGCTGCGCCGCCATCGCATCAAACGAATTTCGCATTTTAACCAAGGCTTCTGTGTTTGCCCGAACGGCGGCGTCCCCATCCGAAAGCCGCGCTTCAAGCTGCAAAGCGATGGTCAGGAAGAACGTCAGGATGCTGATGATGACCTGAATCGTGGCGACCCTGCGGTGAAAGGCAGCCTCTGCTTTGGCGTCAACCGCCGCGCCCTTGTGTTCTTCAAGCAGCGCCTCCTGTGCCGCAAGGCTGCGGGCGAGCATTGCTTCCAGGCTACCCGCAAGATCAAAGTTAAGAGCCGCAACAGAGGTGAGGTCACGCACCCGCGCAAACGCAGACGCTTGATCCGCAAGCGCCGCCGCTACCGACCTGAATTCGTCATGGAAGGTCGGGGTAAGCCCCAACATGTGCACCGCGTTCGCTGCCTCAATCGCGGACCCCATACGGCCGATGCCAAGTGCCTCAATCGCTGAGCCAAAGCGTGGGATGTTCACCGCCTTGGTAAGATCGAAAAGACTGGAAGCCTTTAGCGCCCGCCGCATATCCGCAAACATGTCCATGTGCTGATTGATCAAGCTGGACTGTTCGCGCATGTCCTGAAAAAACCGGGATGCCGCACCCGTAGCGGAGCCAGTGATTGCGTTCAGAAAGCCACCGGGCAGGCCCCAAGAGCAAGGTTTCGCGCCTGCGCGAATGCATCCTGTTCGATTTTGAATTGGTCTGCGAGTGCAGTTATGCCCGAAAAAGCGGACACATCCGGCAGCGCCAAAGCCCGCATCGCTTTTTGTTGGGCTTTCATCTGTTCAGTGAAAACACTCACCCCGGTCAGGGCGTCTAGCTGATCCTTCAGCATGGTCACGGAACTTGCAGCCCGCGCGGCCTCTGCAAGCGCGCTCACACCACCAAGACCCCGCAAAGCCCCTTGCAAGGCGCGTCCACCCACGGACAGTTGTGCTGTCCTGTCAACGATCCTGCGCACAGGCTCCGACTGATCATCGTTGCCAGCGTTCACTTTGCCAACCTGCGAAATGTCGACGCCCTTGGGCTTTTCATCATCGCCTGACACTGCCTACACCTCGCTCGATCAGTAAGTTCCCCTACTTTATGTAGTATCAGGCATTGCATTTTCCAGATGCAGCGAGTGTCGCGCTTCACTCCGGCGCTTGGTTGCAGCGTTCCGGCCCGCGCCACTCTGCGTAGGGGGTTTATCCTGATCGGTTTGGCGCGTAGCGCGCGGGCATCGGCCAGCTTCACATCCGGGTATGCCCCGAATGACAGCACCTTTTCCTTGCCTTCGAACCTATAGCGCATTCGCCACAGCCTGCCGCCCGATGGCGAGACGAACAAGAGAAGCCCGCCGCCATCCGGTAATTTCCGCGGTTTTCCAGAGGGATCGGGCTTCGCGCCACGACAGGCTGCATCGGTCAAGGGCATCTGAATCGGTCCTGCGGGTGACTGTGGGTATCGGTAGTTCCGAGAATACCCGCATTCGATACCCACACAAGTTGGGTGGCTACAGTCCATCTTCCCGCAGAAGATGGCCTACAGTCTATTTTCTCAATGAAATCAATGACCACTTCTGGCGAAGGTCACGGGAAATCTAGCGAAAAGTGGGGAATGGAGGCGGGTACCGGAATCGAACCGGTCTTCACGGATTTGCAATCCGCTGCGTAACCTCTCCGCCAACCCGCCGGAGCCTTGCGTTTGCTAGGGTTTTCGGTTGATGGGGTCAAGGGGGTTATCACTCCGGCTATCACTTTCTTGTTCTGGTCCTGTTCCGTTCCACGGTCAGGATCGCTTGGCGCAGACCTGTCTCGCCCGGATGATCTGCCGGGCATAGGTCCAGACGCGTCGGCGACGGAGACCTTGCCGGGCACCACCCAGTTTCGATCCACGCCCCCGCGAAGGGGGCGCCTAGGTAGTGCCTTCATTTAAGGATTCCCATACTGTCTGAGTTCTGTTTCAAGATCGAAAACGGAGGCGATCTTGAGCAGGCGGACGCTGACAGACGAGCAATGGGAACGGATCGGGCCTCTGTTGCCCGGCAAGGCTGGTGATCGGGGCCGCAGCGCTGCGGACAATCGGCTGTTCATCGACGCGATCCTGTGGTTGGCACGAGGTGCTTCGCCCTGGCGCGACCTGCCGCCGGAACCGGGGCACTGGAAGAGCGTCTACACCCGGTTCCGCCGCTGGTCCCGCGCCGGGGTCTGGGAGCGTCTTTTCAGGGAGTTGAGCGCCGATCCCGACTTCGAATATGTGCTGGTCGATGCCACCATTTCCAAGGTCCACGCAGATGCGACCTCGCAAAACGGGGGCTTGAGGCTCACGCCACCGGCCGCTCTCGGGGTGGGCTGACGACCAAGATCCATGCTGCGGTGGACGCGCTTGGCCTCCCGGTCCGGTTCGCGATCACGCCGGGCCATTGGGCCGACAGCCCGCAGGCCCGGGGGCTGATCCGCGGCCTTGCGGGCGTCGGCCATGTCATCGCCGACGCCGGATACGACACCGAGGCGTTGCGCCGCTTCATCGCCGGCGACCTGCGCGCCACCGCACAGATCAAGCGCAACCGAAGCCGCGCCGGAAGCCGACCGCTGGATCGGACGCTCTCCGGGGAACGCCACCTTGTGGAGTGCTTCTTCAACCGCCTCAAACGATTCCGCCGGATCGCGCTCCGATGCGAGAAAACCGTCGCCTCCTTAAAGGCATTCGTCGACCTCGCCTGCGCAATGGCAGCGATCGCCTAAATGAAGACACCGCCTAGGCCGGGGCGAAGATGTTCTTGCCATCATCGATGTTTCGATCCACGCCCCCGCGAAGGGGGCGACGATGCGCTTGGGCGACCCGGAAGGTGGATCGCTGGGTTTCGATCCACACCCCCGCGAAGGGGGCGACCGACGCCGCCGCAGACGGCGGCATGATAGGCCGGGTTTCGATCCACGCCCCCGCGAAGGGGGCGACGCTATGGCCAATGGCCGGGCGCTTGCTCATGCGGTTTCGATCCACGCCCCCGCGCACGCAGCTATCCAGCCCCGCCTCGGCCCGCCAGCCCTTTGGGAAGGACAGGTCCACCCCTGCCTCGATCAGGCTGGTCGCGATCAAACGGCAAGGCGCACCGGATTTCAGGCGCGCGCGGATCTCCTCCAGGATCGCCCGCCGATGCACCGGATATTGCCGCGTGGTCAGGTGGACCAGCCCCTCGAGCTCCTCGGCCTTGGCCGCGTTGAACAGTTCCAATGCATGGGCACGGCTGTTGACGATGACCATTCCTTGCGGCGTGTCGCGCAATGCCTCGATGAGGGCGTCGTCGTCCATCTCGCCGCCCTGCACGATGCGGGCGCGGCGCAGCTCGCGGGCGAGCCGCACCGGATCGGGCGCCAGTTCGCGGCCCTCCAGCGGCAAGCCGCCCTGCTTCAGCTGGCGACTGTCGAAGGCGGGTTGCGTGGCCGTGCAAAGCACCACCGAACAACCGTAATGCGCGCAGAGCGTGTCGATCATCCGCAGCGCGGGCATCAGCAGCTTGCGCGGCAGGGCCTGCGCCTCGTCCAGCACGATCACCGAACCGGCGATATTGTGCAGCTTGCGGCAGCGCGAAGGACGCATCGCGAAAAGACTTTCGAAGAACTGCACATTGGTCGTGACGACCAGAGGCGCGGCCCAGTCCTCCATGGCAAGGCGCAGCTTGTCCTTGCGCTCCGGATCGGTCCTTTCGTCGTCGATGGCCGAATGATGCTCCAGCACGGCATCACCAAAAAGACCGCGAAAAATGGCTGCAGTCTGGTCGATGATAGAAGTATACGGAATCGTGAATATGATCCTGCGATGCCCGTGGCGCACCGCGTGGTCCAGCGCAAAACCCAACGAGGCCAGCGTCTTGCCGCCGCCGGTGGGGACGGTCAGCGTAAAAAGCCCCGGCGTCATCGCGGAGCCCTTCCGGACATGCGCCAGGATATCCGCGCGCAGGCGATTGATCGGACCGCTCTGGTCGAACCCCGCCAGATGCGCATCGAAGACGCCTCTCCATTCCGGCAACAGATCGGCCAGGGCCGGCCAGTCGCGATCCGGCCGCGTGCCGTTCAGCCCGGCATAGAAGGACTCGGTATCGCGGAAATCGGCATCGACCAGGCAGGAGAACACCATGCGCGCCGCGACCGACAGATCGAACGGGGCCGAGCCGGGCCGCATCCGCGCAGTCAACTCCTTGGCTATCGGGTTGAAGTCAGGCTTGGCCGCCGCCGAGATTTCTGGAGCGATCAGATCGCGGAAGGCATCGAGCCGGCGTTCCATGCTGCTGTCGGCATTCCGGCGGTCCGGCAGCCCCGCATGATGGCCCAGGATGGCATAGCCGATCACCTCGGCGCAGGGGCGCAGCCCCGCGGGCGCCCGGGCGCAAAGCAGCGCGGCGCCGGCCGTGGAATGATCCACCCGGACATTGTCACCGCAAAGGACGCGATCGAAGGCCGGATCATATTTGCCGAAATCATGGAAGAACCCGGCCATATGGGCCGCAGCCCGCAACCCGAGGGGCGCTGCGCGTTCCGCAGCCAGTGCCGCCGTGTTTTCCAGGTGATGCTCCAACAATTGCCAGTCACTTCGATCCTCGCGATTGCCCGTATGCGCGTAGTGGTTCATCAGTTTCATTCTTCTCCAACCACAGCTACCAACTGAACATAATTCAGGTAATGCGCACTACCTGCACTTGGAGTAGAACCATCTCCAAGCCGCAAGCCAGCGATTTTTCAGGATCCGGGCAATCCGAGGGCGCAAAGCAGAGAATCGCGGTGCCGAAAATCTGGACTCCGCTGCAATTCATGATCCGACCGAGCGCGATCTTGGCCGGGCTCCCAACATCTTGCCGGATCGCCATATCATACGCTGTTGCGGATTCGCCACATTCGCATCGGCGAAGAGCATTTCCGTAGGATATGTCTGCTTGCGTAGAGTGCTGCAGTTGCCATGCGCGCGTGATCGGGCGCATCAGAGGCGCGCTGAGCTTCGAAGCTGTACGTCCTGGCCGATGCCAGGGGTCGCCCGATCCGGATGCTTCTGTCGGCTGGCCAGGCCTCCGACTACAGCGGCGCAAGGGCGCCGCTCTCGCAGATCCCGCCGGCCGGGGCGCTGCTCGCAGGCCGCGGCTACGATGCCGGCTGGTTTCGCAATGCCCTGATCGAAAGCTCCTGGAAAAGTGAGGGCATGACGGCCATCGGTTCGGAGGAGTGCCCGAACGCCGACGACGTCGGCGCGGCGTTTCACTTCTTTGTTGAGACGCTCGATCGGATTTTTAACCGGTATGATGCTCTCGGTGCCAATGCTCGGCCCCAATTCTTGCTCGGGGTATATGCTGAGAGCATCCGAGACAGAGGCACTGGAGGCACGAAGGTGGGCAATGATCGTCGTGACGGTGTTTGTTGTTGTATGCGTTGCCGGCGCAAAGAGGTTCGCCTGATCCGGACTACGGCCAGGCCTCACAACCCATAGATGACGGTCGCGGCGAGGGCGCAGGCCGAGAGAAACAGGATGGGGCAGCGATCGTGGCGGGTTGCGATCCGACGCCAGTCCTTGAGACGGGCAAACATGTTTTCGATCCGGCGGCGCAGGCGATAGAGGCTGGCGTCGCGCGGGCTCGGACCTTTCCGGCCGATGCGGGAGGGGATGCATGGCGCAATGCCTCTTT
Encoded here:
- a CDS encoding IS5 family transposase (programmed frameshift) encodes the protein MSRRTLTDEQWERIGPLLPGKAGDRGRSAADNRLFIDAILWLARGASPWRDLPPEPGHWKSVYTRFRRWSRAGVWERLFRELSADPDFEYVLVDATISKVHADATFAKRGLEAHATGRSRGGLTTKIHAAVDALGLPVRFAITPGHWADSPQARGLIRGLAGVGHVIADAGYDTEALRRFIAGDLRATAQIKRNRSRAGSRPLDRTLSGERHLVECFFNRLKRFRRIALRCEKTVASLKAFVDLACAMAAIA
- the adh gene encoding aldehyde dehydrogenase; protein product: MPNDQTHPFRGVNALPFEERYDNFIGGEWVAPISGKYFTNTTPITGAEIGQIARSEAGDIELALDAAHAAKDKWGATSPAERANIMLKIADRMEQNLELLATAETWDNGKPIRETMAADLPLAIDHFRYFAGVLRAQEGSISQIDDDTVAYHFHEPLGVVGQIIPWNFPLLMACWKLAPAIAAGNCVVLKPAEQTPAGIMVWANLIGDLLPPGVLNIVNGFGLEAGKPLASSNRIAKIAFTGETTTGRLIMQYASENLIPVTLELGGKSPNIFFADVAREDDDFFDKALEGFTMFALNQGEVCTCPSRVLIQESIYDKFMERAVQRVQAIKQGDPRESDTMIGAQASSEQKEKILSYLDIGKKEGAEVLTGGKAADLGGELSGGYYIEPTIFRGNNKMRIFQEEIFGPVVSVTTFKDQAEALEIANDTLYGLGAGVWSRDANTCYRMGRGIKAGRVWTNCYHAYPAHAAFGGYKQSGIGRETHKMMLDHYQQTKNMLVSYSPKKLGFF
- a CDS encoding CRISPR-associated endonuclease Cas3'' gives rise to the protein MRAAAHMAGFFHDFGKYDPAFDRVLCGDNVRVDHSTAGAALLCARAPAGLRPCAEVIGYAILGHHAGLPDRRNADSSMERRLDAFRDLIAPEISAAAKPDFNPIAKELTARMRPGSAPFDLSVAARMVFSCLVDADFRDTESFYAGLNGTRPDRDWPALADLLPEWRGVFDAHLAGFDQSGPINRLRADILAHVRKGSAMTPGLFTLTVPTGGGKTLASLGFALDHAVRHGHRRIIFTIPYTSIIDQTAAIFRGLFGDAVLEHHSAIDDERTDPERKDKLRLAMEDWAAPLVVTTNVQFFESLFAMRPSRCRKLHNIAGSVIVLDEAQALPRKLLMPALRMIDTLCAHYGCSVVLCTATQPAFDSRQLKQGGLPLEGRELAPDPVRLARELRRARIVQGGEMDDDALIEALRDTPQGMVIVNSRAHALELFNAAKAEELEGLVHLTTRQYPVHRRAILEEIRARLKSGAPCRLIATSLIEAGVDLSFPKGWRAEAGLDSCVRGGVDRNRMSKRPAIGHSVAPFAGAWIETRPIMPPSAAASVAPFAGVWIETQRSTFRVAQAHRRPLRGGVDRNIDDGKNIFAPA
- the adhP gene encoding alcohol dehydrogenase AdhP, giving the protein MAKTMKAAVVRAFGKPLTIDEVPVPEPGPGMIQVKIQASGVCHTDLHAAEGDWPVKPNPPFIPGHEGVGFVSAVGAGVTHVKEGDRVGVPWLYTACGHCRHCLGGWETLCESQLNTGYSVNGGFAEYVVADPNYVGHLPKNVDFVDIAPVLCAGVTVYKGLKVTDTKPGDWVVISGIGGLGHMAVQYAKAMGMNVAAVDIDDDKLALARKLGATVTVNAATDPDPAAAIKRQTDGGAQGVLVTAVGRKAFEQAIGMVARGGTVALNGLPPGDFPLDIFGMVLNGITVRGSIVGTRLDLQESLDFAGEGKVRATVHRAKLEDINDIFGQMHKGQIEGRMVLDMAG
- a CDS encoding DUF779 domain-containing protein; its protein translation is MKPVANPERPGQVEATPAALALLTEIVADHGPVLFHQSGGCCDGSSPMCYPQGDFRIGEHDVKLGEVGGMPFYISASQYETWKHTRLIIDVVPGRGGMFSLDNGRERRFLVRSEICRL
- a CDS encoding Arm DNA-binding domain-containing protein, with the protein product MDCSHPTCVGIECGYSRNYRYPQSPAGPIQMPLTDAACRGAKPDPSGKPRKLPDGGGLLLFVSPSGGRLWRMRYRFEGKEKVLSFGAYPDVKLADARALRAKPIRINPLRRVARAGTLQPSAGVKRDTRCIWKMQCLILHKVGELTDRARCRQCQAMMKSPRASTFRRLAK
- a CDS encoding helix-turn-helix domain-containing protein, which produces MPETRPAPHSTTRHEDRVVQASQSPGAVTRLAASWRRSMLKHGLDPARPPEPRRLTERELSERVERMDRFIAVARPQLDQLFQLVCPTGCNLLLTDAQGIVLEHRVSQGDAATFRGWGLWRGMDWSEAVQGTNGIGTCLAEGRQVTIHRDEHFYARNTGLSCMDAPIWGPDGRLIAALDISSARADHTERLNALIAAQVAHSARAIEAAFFRVSFPGARIVTPQAEGAEDGTLLIAVDKDDLAIGANRAARRAFGLEKEGQLRPRPASDLLGRQDEATGFERAERAAVIRALARAEGNVSAAARALGVGRATLYRRMARLGIDENPGKLSRP